One genomic window of Caenorhabditis elegans chromosome I includes the following:
- the col-35 gene encoding Nematode cuticle collagen N-terminal domain-containing protein (Confirmed by transcript evidence) has protein sequence MSHSTSYYFILSSTIGCSLIVVASLLTLYSISLDIQQFEMNINSEMVHFKSRANDVWNKMVRENLPQNQATSPSFGRYILAKRAAGYATGGGTERECNCAAQSTGCPAGPPGAPGEDGAPGEPGTAGTDGENGAAGVADSFLGVEGNCIKCPAGPPGPPGPDGNAGPEGPSGAPGADGDAAGPGEAGPAGPAGPPGPDGQPGAPGPNGQPGAAGTTSTNEPGSPGPAGPPGPAGPAGEDAAAPESPPGPPGPPGPPGKDGEAGAPGAPGGPGTDGAPGVDAAYCPCPPRTAGLAQEAPAGAATGADASSGAAGGAPDAGAGAGDGATGTYSGSAVVRRRARF, from the coding sequence ATGTCCCACAGTACATCCTATTATTTTATTCTTTCGTCGACGATCGGCTGCTCGTTGATCGTTGTCGCATCATTGCTGACTCTTTACTCAATTTCTCTTGATattcaacaatttgaaatgaatatcaaCAGCGAAATGGTTCATTTCAAATCTCGAGCCAATGATGTTTGGAATAAAATGGTTCGAGAAAATCTTCCTCAGAATCAAGCAACGTCTCCATCATTTGGAAGATATATTCTTGCAAAGAGAGCTGCTGGATATGCAACCGGCGGAGGTACAGAAAGAGAATGTAACTGTGCTGCTCAATCAACTGGTTGTCCagcaggaccaccaggagcaccaggagaaGATGGAGCGCCTGGAGAGCCTGGAACCGCTGGAACTGATGGAGAGAATGGAGCTGCAGGAGTTGCTGATAGTTTCCTTGGAGTCGAAGGTAACTGTATCAAATGTCCTGCTGGACCACCAGGGCCACCGGGACCAGATGGAAATGCTGGACCAGAAGGACCATCAGGAGCTCCTGGAGCTGATGGAGATGCTGCTGGACCAGGAGAAGCTGGACCAGcaggaccagccggaccacCGGGGCCAGATGGGCagccaggagcaccaggaccaAATGGACAACCAGGAGCCGCAGGAACTACAAGTACCAACGAACCGGGATCTCCTGGACCGGCTGGACCtccaggaccagctggaccagcTGGAGAAGACGCTGCTGCTCCAGAATCCCCACCAGGACCACCGGGGCCACCGGGCCCACCAGGAAAAGACGGAGAAgcaggagctccaggagcgCCAGGAGGGCCAGGAACAGATGGAGCACCAGGAGTCGACGCCGCCTATTGTCCATGCCCACCAAGAACAGCAGGATTGGCCCAAGAAGCTCCAGCAGGTGCTGCTACAGGTGCGGATGCAAGCTCTGGAGCTGCCGGTGGTGCACCGGATGCaggagctggagctggagaTGGAGCCACAGGAACATACAGTGGAAGCGCTGTCGTCCGTCGTCGTGCTCGATTCTAA